The Flavobacterium sp. 123 genome contains a region encoding:
- a CDS encoding DNA polymerase III subunit delta', whose product MQFSEIIGQDYIKSHLTKSADLGRIPHAQLFVGPEGSGTLAMAIAYAQYILCTNINGENSGPNESCNIKFQKISHPDLHFVYPTVSTEEVKTKPKSIDFITDWRTFVTQNPYGSLFDWYSLLGVQNKQGEIRVDDAQEILKSLSLKSYEGGYKFMIVWMADKLNTAASNKLLKLLEEPPEKTVFILISEHEEDIIQTIRSRCQIINFNGLSEASIANALIDREQMDPKLASKIAHQAQGNFNKALHLSHDDTDESPFDLWFVTWVRAAFKAKGNAAAIQDLIQWSEQIAGLGRETQKKFLQFCIEMFRQALLLNYETKDLVYMEPKVEKFKLENFAPFVNGNNINDIYKELSDAMYHIERNGNAKIILTDLSIRLTRLIHKK is encoded by the coding sequence ATGCAGTTTTCAGAAATTATAGGTCAGGATTACATCAAAAGTCATTTAACTAAAAGTGCCGATTTAGGTAGAATCCCTCATGCACAATTATTTGTAGGTCCAGAAGGTAGCGGAACCCTAGCTATGGCTATTGCCTATGCACAATATATATTGTGTACTAATATAAATGGAGAAAACTCAGGACCTAATGAATCTTGTAATATTAAATTTCAAAAAATTTCACATCCTGACTTACATTTCGTATACCCTACTGTAAGTACCGAGGAAGTAAAGACAAAACCAAAAAGCATTGATTTCATAACGGATTGGAGAACATTTGTAACTCAAAATCCATACGGAAGTTTATTTGATTGGTATTCCTTATTAGGTGTCCAAAATAAACAAGGCGAAATAAGAGTTGATGATGCACAGGAAATCTTGAAATCATTATCCTTAAAATCATATGAAGGTGGCTATAAGTTTATGATTGTTTGGATGGCCGACAAATTAAACACTGCCGCATCTAATAAATTATTAAAACTATTAGAAGAACCACCCGAAAAAACAGTCTTTATTTTAATATCTGAACATGAAGAAGATATTATTCAAACCATTCGTTCTCGATGTCAAATCATTAATTTTAATGGATTAAGCGAAGCAAGTATTGCAAACGCTCTAATAGATAGGGAGCAAATGGATCCAAAGCTAGCTTCTAAAATTGCACATCAAGCACAAGGAAATTTCAACAAAGCATTGCATTTATCGCATGATGACACTGATGAATCTCCATTTGATTTATGGTTTGTAACATGGGTGCGAGCAGCATTTAAGGCAAAAGGTAATGCAGCGGCTATTCAAGATTTAATTCAATGGAGCGAACAAATAGCTGGCTTGGGAAGAGAAACTCAGAAAAAATTTCTACAGTTTTGCATCGAAATGTTCCGACAAGCTTTACTATTGAATTATGAAACCAAAGATTTAGTTTACATGGAACCAAAGGTCGAAAAATTCAAACTCGAAAATTTTGCTCCTTTTGTAAATGGAAATAATATAAATGATATTTATAAAGAACTATCTGATGCTATGTATCATATAGAACGCAACGGAAATGCAAAAATTATTTTAACGGATTTATCCATAAGACTTACTCGTTTAATACATAAAAAATAA
- a CDS encoding DoxX family membrane protein → MNNVASILILVFLAITFLQSGYDKLFYWKDNLEWLKGHFAKTQLKNQVPLALLHVLILELVSGILCVVGAIELLLNSGRLFGYYGAVFSCITLLMLLFGQRLAKDYDGARTIVLYFIPAVMAVYWLN, encoded by the coding sequence ATGAACAATGTTGCCTCAATTCTAATTTTAGTTTTTTTAGCAATTACATTTTTACAATCTGGTTATGACAAACTTTTTTATTGGAAAGACAATTTAGAATGGCTGAAAGGTCATTTTGCTAAAACCCAATTAAAAAACCAAGTGCCGTTAGCCTTATTACATGTTTTAATATTAGAACTTGTTTCAGGTATTTTATGTGTAGTTGGAGCAATTGAATTATTATTAAATAGTGGTAGACTATTTGGCTATTATGGGGCTGTGTTTTCTTGCATCACACTGCTCATGCTTTTATTTGGACAACGTTTAGCTAAGGATTATGATGGAGCAAGAACAATCGTGCTTTATTTTATTCCAGCGGTAATGGCCGTATATTGGTTGAATTAA
- a CDS encoding acyl-CoA thioesterase, translated as MTPKHPSESLAILTDLVLPSETNPLNNLFGGELLARMDRAASIAARRHSRRIVVTASVNHVAFNRAIPLGSVVTIEAKVSRAFKSSMEIFIDVWTEDRESGNRTKANEAIYTFVAVDDTGRPVEIAPIIPETDLEKLRYEAALRRKQLSLLLAGKIKPHEATELKALFIED; from the coding sequence ATGACTCCAAAACACCCCTCAGAATCTCTAGCAATATTAACCGATTTAGTTTTACCTAGTGAAACAAATCCCTTGAACAATCTTTTTGGAGGTGAATTATTAGCCAGAATGGATCGCGCAGCAAGTATTGCAGCTCGAAGACATTCCCGAAGAATTGTTGTGACTGCGTCTGTAAATCATGTCGCTTTTAATAGAGCCATTCCTTTAGGAAGCGTTGTAACTATTGAAGCAAAAGTGTCAAGAGCTTTCAAAAGTTCTATGGAAATTTTTATAGATGTTTGGACAGAAGACAGAGAATCAGGAAATAGAACCAAAGCTAATGAAGCCATTTATACTTTTGTAGCGGTTGATGATACCGGAAGACCTGTAGAAATAGCTCCGATAATTCCAGAAACTGATTTAGAAAAACTACGTTATGAAGCGGCACTTAGACGTAAGCAACTAAGTCTTCTTCTGGCAGGAAAAATAAAACCACACGAAGCTACAGAGTTA